In Afipia carboxidovorans OM5, the sequence GCCGTTCCACACGCCGGGGCCGACGCCGCGAATGTCGGCGGTGGTGAGAATCGTAAGCAGCTTCATCTGCTCGACCGACTGCACGACGGCAGCAAAATTCTCGATGGTCTTGCGGTCGGAGAGGTCGCGTGACTGCGCGACCGTGGACATGGTGAGATGCTCGCGGATCAGCCAGGCGATGAGCTCGGTATCGGCGGAGTTGAATCCGAAGCGCGGGCACAGCCGCCGCGCGGCCTTGGCGCCCGCGATCGAATGATCTTCGGGCCGGCCCTTGGCGATGTCGTGTAGGAACACCGCCATGTAGAGCGCGGCGCGGTGATCGAGCCGGATCTTCCTGAAGAGATCGTTGGCGAGCACGAACTCCTCGTTGGTGCCGGCTTCGATCTCCTGCAGGATGCCGACGCAGCGGATCAGATGCTCGTCCACGGTGTAGTGGTGATACATGTTGAACTGCATCATCGACACGATCTTGCCGAAGGTGCGGATGAACTGGCCGAGCACACCGGTCTCGTTCATGCGCCGCAGCACCGTCTCCGCATTTGGCGAGGTCAGGATTTCGACGAACAGGCGGTTTGCTTCCGCATTCTCGCGCACTTGCGGTGTGATGAGGTTGAGCGAACGCGTCACCGCGCGCATCGCGTCGGGATGGAAATCGAGATTGTTCTTCTGTGCGAGGCGGAAGATGCGGATCAGCGAGACTGGATCATGTTTGAAGACGTTCGGTGCTGCGAGGTTGATGCGTGCATTGTCGACGATGAAATCTTCGGTGCCTGCAATCTTGCCGCGCCGCTTGTGTGGCCGCAGCCTTTCCATCACACGGTTGAGCATCGGGGCAGGCTTTGCCTCCTGCTCCTCGAGCTTGGCGCAGAGAATGGCGGTGAGGCCGCCGACCTGCCGCGCCACCATGAAATAGTGCTTCATGAAGCGCTCGACGTCCTGCATGCCGGGGTGTGAGGTGTAGCCGAGCCGCTGTGCAATCTCGCGCTGGATGTCGAACGACAGCCGCTCTTCCGCGCGGCCGGTCAGGAAGTGCATGTTGCAGCGGACCGACCAGAGAAAATCCTCGCAGCGGCGGAAGGTCCGATACTCCGCAGCGTCGAACACGTTGCGCTTGACGAGTTCACGCGTATCGCGGACGCGATAGACGTATTTCGCGATCCAGAACAGCGTATGAAGATCGCGCAGGCCGCCCTTGCCATCCTTGATGTTGGGCTCGACGAGATAGCGCGACTGTCCCGCGCGGGTAAGGCGTTCCTCGCGCTCGGCGAGCTTGGCGGCGACGAATTCGGATGCCGTGCCCTGTACGACCTCCTTGTCGAAGCGCTCGATTAGCTCAGTGTAGAGAGCAAGGTCGCCGATCAGATAGCGGCTTTCGAGAATCGCGGTGCGGATCGTCATGTCGCCGAGCGCATGACGGATGCATTCGCTGACGGTGCGTGTCGCGTGACCGACCTTGAGCCCCATATCCCAGAGGCAATACAGGATGACTTCGGCGACTTGCTCGCCCCACGCTGTCTGCTTGTAGGGCAGCACGAACAACAGATCGATGTCGGACTCCGGCGCCATCAGGCCGCGGCCGTAACCGCCGGTCGCGACGATCGACATCCGCTCGGAATCCGATGGTGTCGGAGAACGATAGAGATACCAGGTCGCGGCGTTGTAGAGGATACGGATGATTGCATCGTGCAAGGCGCAGAGCCGTTCGGCGGTGCGTCGGCCATGCCGCTCGGCAAGGAGTTCAGTCTGTGCCACCTCGCGGGCGTGGACGAGCTCGCTCTTGAGAAGCTGCGCCATCGCCGAGCGGAAGGCTTCGTCCCGCCCGCTGTGCTTTTCAGCAAGCGTTCCGATCCGGACCATTACCTTGGCGGCATCGAAGCCGAGGATGACTTCGCTGCTTCGTTCGCGAGCCTCGTCAGGAGAAGCGGTTGCGGGGACGGGAGGCGGCATCGTGCTCATGAGCGTGTCACTGCAAAACAATTGAACTGGCGAAGCCGCAACAAGGACAAGAACATTCTCCCATCCGGCCAGGGACCGAAGCAAATATTTTTCCGATTGACTCTTGATGATAACGCCTTGAAGAACAAGCGCAATCCTTAGCCATTTGCACAAATCATCGCATTGGAGTGACTCATGACCACCTTGTCTCGGCGCGCTTTCACCCTCGGCGCTGCGGTTGCGATCGTGGCGTCGGGAGCGGCAAGCGCCGCCGACAAGCCGACGCAGATCGCCATCGACTGGGCGACCTATAACCCCGTCGCCATCGTCCTGAAGAAGCAGGGCCTTCTCGAAAAGGAATTCGCCAAGGACGGCATCAAGATCGTCTGGGTGCAGACGCTCGGCTCCAACAAGGCGCTTGAGTTCCTCAACGCAGGCTCGCTCGATTTCGGCTCCACCGCGGGCTCGGCGGCGCTCGTTGCGCGCATCAACGGCAACCCGATCAAGTCGATCTACACCTATTCGCGTCCTGAATGGACGGCGCTCGTCACCGGCAAGGATACCGCGATCAAGACCGTCGCCGATCTCAAGGGCAAGCGCGTCGCGGTCACCCGCGGCACCGATCCGCACATCTTTCTCGTCCGCGCGCTTCTCGATGCAGGCCTGACCGAGAAAGATATCGTGCCGGTGCTGCTGCAGCATCCCGATGGCAAGACCGCGCTTGTTCGTGGCGACGTCGATGCGTGGGCGGGCCTCGATCCGATGATGGCGCAGGCCGAGATCGAGGACGGTGCGCGGCTGTTCTATCGCAAGCCCGAGGCCAACACTTTCGGCATCCTCAACGTCCGCGAACAGTTCCTGAAGGACAATCCGGAGATCGTCCGCCGTGTGCTCGCGACCTATGAGGTGGCGCGGAAATATTCCATCGCTCACTACGACGAGCTGAAGGCCGACTTTATCGGCGTCACCAAGCTGCCCGACGTCGTGGTCGACAAGCAGTTGAAGGAGCGTACCGATCTGTCGTTCAGCAAGATCGGCGCACAGCAGCGTGAGGCGATCCTCGAAGCCGGCTTTGCGCTGCAGAAGGCCGGTGTGATCGCCGCCAGCGCCGACGTGAAGAAGAACGTCGACGACCTGCTCGTCGAAGTCCCGCTTCCGGAGTAAGCGTCTTTCCGCCGTGGCTCGATGGGCAGGGCCGCACGCGGATTTTTAAGCCCCTCGACGAAACGGGCGTTGCGCGACCTCTATAAAGGAGGCCCGCGCAGCGCAAACTGCCTTGCATTTTGGGCAGAGACACGATCTTAGCTATGGCCATGACACTCGAAACCTCCTCGGCTCCGGCCATTGACGTGGCTGCGGCCCCTTCGCGACGGTGGTCGCGCTGGGCGAAGCCGGCGCTCGGCCTGATCGTACCGGTCGTGATCGCGGTCGGCTGGGAGCTTGCGGTTGCTGTCGGCCTTTCGAACGGCCGCCTCGTTCCGCCGCCGAGCAAGATTTTCGAGATGATGGAGGAGCTTGCCCGCAGCGGCGAGCTGTGGCGCCACATCTTCATTACCTCCTGGCGCGTCGGCGCGGGCTTTGGGCTCGGCGTGCTGTTCGGTACCGTGCTTGGTGCGGTGTGCGGTTATTCGGCCCTGGCGCGCCGGCTTCTCGATCCGACGCTGCAGGCGTTGCGGGCGATCCCCTCGATCGCCTGGGTGCCGCTGTTCATTCTGTGGCTCGGCATCTTCGAGATGTCGAAGGTCGCGCTGATCGCGGTCGGCGTGTTCTTCCCGATCTATCTCGGCCTGATGGGTGCCGTGCTCGGTGTTGACCGCAAGATCGTCGAGGTCGGGCGCACCTTCCGCCTTTCCGGCCCGGCGATGATCCGGCGCATCCTGCTGCCCGCGGTGCTGCCGTCTTATGTCGTCTCGCTGCGCTCCGGCCTTGGTCTTGGCTGGATGTTCGTCGTGGCGGCCGAGCTGATGGGCGCCTCGGAGGGCCTTGGCTATCTCCTGATCGACGGCCAGCAACTCGGCAAGCCCGCGGAAATTCTTGCTGCGATCATCGTGTTCGCGCTGCTTGGAAAATTCACCGATTGGCTGATTCAGGTTGGTTTTGCGCCGCTCTTGCGCTGGCAGGACGCCTTCTCCTCGCAGGGCGGAAAGGCGTAAGCGATGCTCGTCCTCGATCACGTCGGCAAGGTTTATCCGAACGGCGTCGATGCGCTGCAGGGCTTCTCCGCGCGCATCGGGGTCGGCGAGATCGTGGCCGTGATCGGCGGCTCCGGCTGCGGCAAGTCCACGCTGCTGCGGGCGATCGCGGGCCTCGGTACCGCGACCTCCGGCACCATCACGCTCGACGGCGAAACTATTGCCGCGCCGCATGAGAAGATCGGCATCATCTTTCAGGAGCCGCGGCTTCTGCCCTGGCTCAGCGTCATCGAGAATGTCGCCTTCGGACTCGAGGGTGAGACGCGAGCGCGGCGGCGCAAGCGCGCCGAGGCCGCGCTCGACCGCGTCGGCCTGCTCGACAAGGCGGACGCCTGGCCCCGCGAACTGTCAGGCGGGCAGGCGCAGCGTGTCGCGATCGCGCGCGCGCTGGTGCCACGCCCCGAGGTGCTGCTGCTCGATGAGCCGTTCTCTGCGCTCGATGCGTTTACCCGCACCGACCTGCAGGATCATCTGCTCGATCTGTGGGCCGACACCAAGCCGACCCTCCTTCTCGTCACGCATGACGTCGAGGAAGCCGTGGTGCTGGCCGACCGGGTGATGGTGATGCGCCCGCACCCCGGCCGCCTGTTCGAGGAGGTCAAGGTCGAGCTGGCACGTCCGCGCGACCGGGCCTCGCCGCTGTTCGAGGCGGTCAAGCGTGACCTTCTGAATGCGCTCGACCGCTCGCTTGATCGTGCACCGCCGGCGGGCGAACAGCCCGTGACAGGCGCTGCGATGTGGTGGTAAAGCGCCTCCGAACATCGCTTTGACGATTCCCGCATATCCCGGAGACCGAGAGATGGATTCGACGCAGTTGCGCGCCATGCAGGCGCCGATCAAGGAGCGTTACAAGGCCGATCCGAAGTCCGCCTACATCACGCTGAAGGCGAAGGGCTCGATCGACAATGAAGGCATCGCCTGCAAGGTCGAGACCGGGCGTGCGCTGGCGGTGGCTGGCCTGCATCCGGCGACCGGCGGCTCTGGTCTCGAGTTATGCTCGGGCGACATGCTGCTCGAGGCGCTGGTCGCCTGTGCCGGCGTGACGCTGAAGTCGGTTGCGACCGCGATCGATATTCCGCTCAAGGCAGGCTTCGTCAGCGCCGAGGGCGATCTCGATTTCCGCGGCACGCTTGGCGTCGACAAGGAAGCTCCAGTCGGCTTCGCTGAAATCCGCCTGCGCTTCGATGTCGATACCGACGCGCCGCAGGAAAAGCTCGATCAACTCCTCAAGCTCACCGAGCGCTATTGCGTCGTGTATCAAACCGTGAAGAGCGGACCGAAGGCTTTCCACGTCTCGATGCAGAGGGTGTGACGGGCGCTTCATAATGCCCGCCGACGGGTATTTCCTTTTAACGCTCGCACTGAAAGTGGTTGTCGCCGCCGGATTTGTCATCGTGGCAACGGTGATTGCCGAGCGTGCCGGGGCGTTCATCGGCTCGCTGATCGTGACGCTGCCGGTCTCGACCGGTCCAGCCTATATCTTCATCGCCCTCGATCACGAGGCATCCTTCGTGGCGCGGGCGGCGCTGACCAGCGTTTACAACAACGTCCCGACCGCGTTCTACACGGCGACCTTCGTCATCATGGCGCAACGGTTTGGCCCATGGCTTAGCGTCGCTGTCGGTCTGCTGGTCTGGTTCATGATGACTTATCTCTTCAGCCAGACGGCATGGACACTGACGCCGGCCATCGCGGCCAATGTCGTAGTGGTCGCGGCGTTTTTCTTCCTCGTGCGCGCGTTTCGCGAGGCGCCGATGCCGCGCCTGCCGATGCGATGGTCCGATCTTCTGTTGCGCGCTGTCTTGGTCGGTGTACTGATCGCGGCGGTGGTGACGCTGAGCTTTACTATCGGACCTGAGAAGACGGGAATCCTCGCGTCGTTCCCGGCGACCTTCACGGCCACCATGCTAATCCTGCACCGCCGGGTTGGCGGCAAGGCGACAGCGGCGGTGATGGCGCACAGCCTCGTCGGCCTGCTTGGCTTCGGCCTGTGCATGGCGGTACTGAATCTGGCGGCGGTGCCGATCGGCCCACCGCTCGCGCTGTGTCTCGCGTTTCTGTTTTCGATATCGTGGAATGCGGCGACGTTGTTGCTGCGTCGCGCCGGTGTGCCGCTTTAGAGGCTTTTCCGCTTTGATGGAATCAAAGCGGGACTCTAGTTATTGTTTCAACGCGTTTTCTTCACGCGAACCGGTCCCCACTTCGCTTGAAAACGCTTTAGCCTTGTTTCGGCAGCTTCCCTTTCAGCGCGTAGAGCGCATCCAATGCTTCGCGCGGGGTCAACTCGTCCGGCTCGATCGCATTGAGCGCTTCGATTAGCGCGGTGTCCTTGGGCGAGGAGACTTCCTCGCTTTCGCTTGCCCGTGCGGTCACTGCGAACAGCGGCAGGTCGTCGATCAAGGTCTGTGCGCCGGAGCTACGGTCCTGCGCCTCGAGTTTGGCAAGCACCGTCTTGGCGCGGGCGATCACTGCAGGCGGCAGGCCTGCAAGCTTCGCAACCTGAATGCCGTAGGATCGATCCGCCGCGCCCGGCAATACCTCGTGCAGGAACACGACATCGCCGTGCCATTCCTTCACTCGCACTGTGGCGTTGAACAGACGCGGCAATTTTGCCGAGAGCGCGGTGAGTTCGTGATAGTGCGTCGCAAACAGTGCGCGGCATTTGTTGGCGTCGTGCAGATGCTCGATCGAGGCCCAGGCGATCGACAGGCCATCGAAGGTTGCGGTGCCGCGCCCGATCTCGTCGAGAATCACCAGCGCGCGCTCACCTGCCTGATTGAGGATCGCGGCGGTCTCGACCATCTCCACCATGAAGGTCGAACGGCCGCGCGCCAGATCGTCGGCCGCGCCCACGCGTGAGAACAGGCGATCGACAACGCCGATCCGCGCGCGCTTCGCGGGCACGAAACTGCCGATCTGCGCGAGCAGGGCGATCAATGCGTTCTGGCGCAGGAAGGTCGATTTGCCCGCCATGTTGGGGCCGGTGAGGACCCAGATCTGGCCATTGGCCTGCGACGGCGCGGGCGACAGATCGCAGCTATTGGCGATGAACGGTTGGCCGTCGCGCTTCAGCGCGCGCTCGACGACGGGATGACGGCCGCCTTCGATACTGAACGCAAGCGAGTCGTCGACGTCGGGGCGAACGTAATCCTGCTCCACGGCAAGCCGCGCCAGTGATGTTGCAACATCGAGCACGGCGAAGGCGTGAGCAGCGGCGCGCAGATCGTCGCCGATGGCAATGGCCTCGGCACAGAGCCGCTCGAAAATCTCAAGCTCGAGGCCGAGCGCACGGTCGCCCGCATTGGCGATGCGGGCCTCGATCTCGCCGAGCTCGGAGGTGGTGAAGCGGACCTGCCCCGCCAGTGTCTGCCGGTGGATGAAGGTCGCGTTAAGCGGCGCGGCCATCAGCTTGTCGCCGTGCTGCGCGGTGACCTCGACGAAATAGCCAAGCACATTGTTGTGCTTGATCTTGAGGCCCTTGACGCCGGTGTCTTCGGCATAGCGCGCCTGCATCGATGCGACGACGAGGCGCGAGGCATCGCGTAGCGAGCGGGTCTCGTCGAGGGTCGCGTCGTAACGCTCACGCACAAAACCGCCGTCGCGCTTTGACAGTGGCAATTGCTCGGCGAGTGCGCGGGCGAGGATTTCAGCAAGATCGCGCGAAGGCTTCCTCAGTGCGGCGATTGCCGTTGTGATTTCCTGCGGCGGCGAGTTCATCTGGGCGAGCCGGGCAATCGCGGCATCGGCAGCGAGAATGCCGTCGCGCAATCCTGCGAGATCGCGCGGGCCGCCGCGCCCAACCGAAAGCCGCGCCAGCGCGCGCGACATGTCAGGCGCGGCATTCAGGATCGTGCGCAAGTCGTGAGTCGCGGCGGTGTCAGCGACAAACGCCGCGACGGCATCGTGGCACCGTGTGATGGCGGCGATGTCGGTGAGAGGCGTGGCAAGCCGTTGTGCAAGCAGGCGCGAGCCGGCAGCCGTCACGGTGAGATCGATGGTGTCGAGCAATGAGCCGCGCCGCTCGCCCGCAAGCGTGCGGGTGAGTTCGAGATTGGCGCGCGTCGCGGGGTCGATCGCAAGCGTCGTGCCGGCGTCCTCGCGTGCGGGCGGCGAGAGCGGCGGATGCTTGCCGACCTGCGTGCGCTCGACATAGGTCACGGCCGCAGCCGCAGCAGTCGCTTCGAGCCGCGACAGGGTGGCCAGCCCATCCATTGTGGCGACCGCGAAGTAATCGCACAGTCGCTGTTCGGCGCTTGCGCTGTCGAACACGTCGCGCGTCAGCGGCGTCACCGCGGTGTGCTCGCGCAAGGTCGGGCCGAGCGTTTCGTCGCCGAAGATCGCGTCCGGCACGATAATCTCGTTGGGATTGACGCGCGCAAGCGTGGTGGCAAGGTCGCTCGCGCTGCATTCGCTGACGGTGAATTCCGAGGTCGAGATGTCAATCCACGCGAGGCCGAGACGATCGTCGCCGTTGGAGGCGCGGGTGCGTGCGATCGCCATCAGGTAATTGTTGGTCTTGGCGTCGAGAAGATTGTCTTCTGTCAACGTGCCGGGCGTGACGAGCCGCACCACGTCGCGCCGCACCACGCTCTTCGCGCCACGCTTGCGCGCTTCGGCTGGGTCTTCCATCTGCTCGCACACCGCAACGCGATGGCCGAGTGCGATCAGGCGATGCAGGTAGTCGTCGGAGCGCTCGACCGGCACGCCGCACATCGGGATGTCTTCACCCTGATGCTTGCCGCGCTTGGTGAGCATGATGCCGAGCGCGCGCGATGCGGTCTCGGCGTCCTCGAAGAACAATTCGTAGAAGTCGCCCATCCGGTAGAACAGCAACAACCCCGGATTGGCGGCCTTGATCTCGAGGTACTGCTCCATCATCGGCGTGACGCGCGCGGTCGCCGTGTCCTTCGGCTCTGGTGTTGCGGGCGTGTCGGGGTATGGGGCGTGCATCGTCATGATGCCGCACGCTAGCAAAATTGAAGGCTGGCTTCACACCCGGAACGGCGGCGGAATCGGGGTTTTCCCCGCTCCGCGCAGGCGTTTAAGCCCATTCCACGCCGGATTCCGCGGTGAGATCGAGCGTGCCGCGCTCTCCGATGTCGTCGAAATGAGCATCGAGAAACGCCTTGGCGGCGCGAACGCCTTCCTCGTGCAGCGATTCAAAGAAATCGTAGTCGGTCTTCAGTTTGCTCTGCCCGTCGAGATTGGCGGCAAACGCGCCGAGGTCGATGCGGTGGACGTTGAGCCGCCGGTACTGGTTGCGGCCCTTGCCGCGCGGCAGGCGGCCGTCGTCGATCAACTGATTGACGAAGTCCATGGTGCGCAATTCCGAAATTAGCGCCGAGTTGAAGGTGATCTCGTTCAGCCGCTTGACGATCTCGGCGGAGGTCTTTGGCGTGAAGTCCTGCGACACCGGGTTGATCTGCACCACCAGCACGTCCTCGCTGTCGGTCGCCTGCAGGAACGGGAAGATCACGGGATTGCCCATGTAGCCGCCGTCCCAGTACGGCACGCCGTCGATCTCGACAGCACGAAACAGGTAAGGCAGCGCGGCGGAGGCCATCACCACATCGGCGTCGATCGAATCGCGGCAGAACACCTTGAGCCGCCCGGTGTGCACGTTGGTTGCGGAGACGTAGAGGGCGATACCGCTTTTTCGGATCGCCTCGAAATCGACGAAGCGCGCGATCAGTTCGCTCAACGGATTGATGTTGAGCGGGTTGAAATCGTAGGGCGAGAAATAGCGCGACATGGTCTCGAACCAGTTCTGCACCGGCGAACTCGCAAACGGAAAGATCGAGAACAGCCGGTCGGTGATGGCGCGCTGCACCGGAGGCAGGTCGCCGCCGACGCTTGCCGCGCGCCAGAACTCGCCGAGCCGTTTGCGTGCCTCCTCCGGCCCGCCCCGCGCGAGGCCATCAGCCAGCATCACCGCGTTGACCGCGCCGGCCGATGCGCCGGAGAGCCCGGTGATCTCCAGTCGCCCGTCTGCGAGAAGATGGTCGAGCACGCCCCAGGTGAAGGCGCCGTGCGCGCCGCCACCCTGTAGGGCGAGATTGATTTTCTTGGTGGTCGCCTCGGCAGGCTTGCCGCCGGCGATAACCCAGGGGGCGAGGGTGTCGAGATAGGATTTCAGGGTTGTTGTCACGGGCCTGCTTCCTGTGTTCCGAGCGAGTACTATATGGTCCACATGACCGCAGCGTTGCGATCGTCAGCGAAAAGCTAGGTCCGCTATGTTGCGATGCAATAGGAACCTCTGGTCGGGACGCAGATGAGGGCGCCTGAGCTATCGTAACATATTGAAATATATAGCTATGCTGCGCAGCATGGCTGCAATAAAGGCGCCGCCATGTCGCTCAAGTCTGCCTTTCCGGCCCCCGATCACGATCACGACCACTGCGCCTCGACCGCGATGGCCCATGCCGAGCAGCACTGCGCTGCGCGGGGGCAGAAGTTCACCCCGATCCGCCGGCAGGTGCTGCAGGCGCTGCTCGCGAGCCATAAACCGCTCGGCGCCTATGAGATTATCGACGAATTGGCCCGCCTGATGCCCCGTCCGGCGCCGATCACCATCTACCGGGCGCTGGAATTCCTGATGGACAATGGGCTTGTCCATCGCATCGAGAGCCGTAATGCCTTCCTCGCTTGCGTCCATAACCATGAGGCATCTCCCGTGGTGGCGCTCCTGATCTGCGAGCGATGCGGGGCGGTGGGCGAGATTCCGGCGGCGCCGATCGTCAAGGGTGTCGCCGAGGTAGTCGAGGGAACCGGATTTTCACCAAAACTCTCAGTGGTGGAGATCACCGGTTTGTGCGGCCATTGCCAGCCGCGTGCCTGAAAACCGCGCCAGGCTTGCCAAATCCTCCTTTGCAAAGCCGTTTTTGGCGCCCATCTAGGAAAGATCGGAGAAAAAGCCGGCCGACTCCTGAAAGGGCCTTCACTGGTCATCGC encodes:
- a CDS encoding ABC transporter ATP-binding protein yields the protein MLVLDHVGKVYPNGVDALQGFSARIGVGEIVAVIGGSGCGKSTLLRAIAGLGTATSGTITLDGETIAAPHEKIGIIFQEPRLLPWLSVIENVAFGLEGETRARRRKRAEAALDRVGLLDKADAWPRELSGGQAQRVAIARALVPRPEVLLLDEPFSALDAFTRTDLQDHLLDLWADTKPTLLLVTHDVEEAVVLADRVMVMRPHPGRLFEEVKVELARPRDRASPLFEAVKRDLLNALDRSLDRAPPAGEQPVTGAAMWW
- a CDS encoding aliphatic sulfonate ABC transporter substrate-binding protein gives rise to the protein MTTLSRRAFTLGAAVAIVASGAASAADKPTQIAIDWATYNPVAIVLKKQGLLEKEFAKDGIKIVWVQTLGSNKALEFLNAGSLDFGSTAGSAALVARINGNPIKSIYTYSRPEWTALVTGKDTAIKTVADLKGKRVAVTRGTDPHIFLVRALLDAGLTEKDIVPVLLQHPDGKTALVRGDVDAWAGLDPMMAQAEIEDGARLFYRKPEANTFGILNVREQFLKDNPEIVRRVLATYEVARKYSIAHYDELKADFIGVTKLPDVVVDKQLKERTDLSFSKIGAQQREAILEAGFALQKAGVIAASADVKKNVDDLLVEVPLPE
- a CDS encoding OsmC family protein gives rise to the protein MDSTQLRAMQAPIKERYKADPKSAYITLKAKGSIDNEGIACKVETGRALAVAGLHPATGGSGLELCSGDMLLEALVACAGVTLKSVATAIDIPLKAGFVSAEGDLDFRGTLGVDKEAPVGFAEIRLRFDVDTDAPQEKLDQLLKLTERYCVVYQTVKSGPKAFHVSMQRV
- a CDS encoding [protein-PII] uridylyltransferase, with protein sequence MPPPVPATASPDEARERSSEVILGFDAAKVMVRIGTLAEKHSGRDEAFRSAMAQLLKSELVHAREVAQTELLAERHGRRTAERLCALHDAIIRILYNAATWYLYRSPTPSDSERMSIVATGGYGRGLMAPESDIDLLFVLPYKQTAWGEQVAEVILYCLWDMGLKVGHATRTVSECIRHALGDMTIRTAILESRYLIGDLALYTELIERFDKEVVQGTASEFVAAKLAEREERLTRAGQSRYLVEPNIKDGKGGLRDLHTLFWIAKYVYRVRDTRELVKRNVFDAAEYRTFRRCEDFLWSVRCNMHFLTGRAEERLSFDIQREIAQRLGYTSHPGMQDVERFMKHYFMVARQVGGLTAILCAKLEEQEAKPAPMLNRVMERLRPHKRRGKIAGTEDFIVDNARINLAAPNVFKHDPVSLIRIFRLAQKNNLDFHPDAMRAVTRSLNLITPQVRENAEANRLFVEILTSPNAETVLRRMNETGVLGQFIRTFGKIVSMMQFNMYHHYTVDEHLIRCVGILQEIEAGTNEEFVLANDLFRKIRLDHRAALYMAVFLHDIAKGRPEDHSIAGAKAARRLCPRFGFNSADTELIAWLIREHLTMSTVAQSRDLSDRKTIENFAAVVQSVEQMKLLTILTTADIRGVGPGVWNGWKAQLLRTLYYETEPALTGGFSEVNRARRVDAALAEFRNAFTEWPEADVEAYLGRQYPAYWLKVELPQKIRHARFIKNADMSGKKIAIEVGFDESRAVTELTVLAPDHPWLLSIVAGACAANGANIVDAQIYTTTDGLALDTIAISREYDRNEDEARRAARIGELIEQVLEGKVRLPEVMARRTQSRAKTKVFVVEPEVVVNNQWSEVYTVIEVSGLDRPGLLYQLTTAISKLSLNIGSAHVATFGERVRDVFYVTDLMGAQITAPTRQAAIKRALVHLLSNADPTRGAA
- a CDS encoding patatin-like phospholipase family protein, with protein sequence MTTTLKSYLDTLAPWVIAGGKPAEATTKKINLALQGGGAHGAFTWGVLDHLLADGRLEITGLSGASAGAVNAVMLADGLARGGPEEARKRLGEFWRAASVGGDLPPVQRAITDRLFSIFPFASSPVQNWFETMSRYFSPYDFNPLNINPLSELIARFVDFEAIRKSGIALYVSATNVHTGRLKVFCRDSIDADVVMASAALPYLFRAVEIDGVPYWDGGYMGNPVIFPFLQATDSEDVLVVQINPVSQDFTPKTSAEIVKRLNEITFNSALISELRTMDFVNQLIDDGRLPRGKGRNQYRRLNVHRIDLGAFAANLDGQSKLKTDYDFFESLHEEGVRAAKAFLDAHFDDIGERGTLDLTAESGVEWA
- a CDS encoding ABC transporter permease, which produces MAMTLETSSAPAIDVAAAPSRRWSRWAKPALGLIVPVVIAVGWELAVAVGLSNGRLVPPPSKIFEMMEELARSGELWRHIFITSWRVGAGFGLGVLFGTVLGAVCGYSALARRLLDPTLQALRAIPSIAWVPLFILWLGIFEMSKVALIAVGVFFPIYLGLMGAVLGVDRKIVEVGRTFRLSGPAMIRRILLPAVLPSYVVSLRSGLGLGWMFVVAAELMGASEGLGYLLIDGQQLGKPAEILAAIIVFALLGKFTDWLIQVGFAPLLRWQDAFSSQGGKA
- the mutS gene encoding DNA mismatch repair protein MutS, yielding MTMHAPYPDTPATPEPKDTATARVTPMMEQYLEIKAANPGLLLFYRMGDFYELFFEDAETASRALGIMLTKRGKHQGEDIPMCGVPVERSDDYLHRLIALGHRVAVCEQMEDPAEARKRGAKSVVRRDVVRLVTPGTLTEDNLLDAKTNNYLMAIARTRASNGDDRLGLAWIDISTSEFTVSECSASDLATTLARVNPNEIIVPDAIFGDETLGPTLREHTAVTPLTRDVFDSASAEQRLCDYFAVATMDGLATLSRLEATAAAAAVTYVERTQVGKHPPLSPPAREDAGTTLAIDPATRANLELTRTLAGERRGSLLDTIDLTVTAAGSRLLAQRLATPLTDIAAITRCHDAVAAFVADTAATHDLRTILNAAPDMSRALARLSVGRGGPRDLAGLRDGILAADAAIARLAQMNSPPQEITTAIAALRKPSRDLAEILARALAEQLPLSKRDGGFVRERYDATLDETRSLRDASRLVVASMQARYAEDTGVKGLKIKHNNVLGYFVEVTAQHGDKLMAAPLNATFIHRQTLAGQVRFTTSELGEIEARIANAGDRALGLELEIFERLCAEAIAIGDDLRAAAHAFAVLDVATSLARLAVEQDYVRPDVDDSLAFSIEGGRHPVVERALKRDGQPFIANSCDLSPAPSQANGQIWVLTGPNMAGKSTFLRQNALIALLAQIGSFVPAKRARIGVVDRLFSRVGAADDLARGRSTFMVEMVETAAILNQAGERALVILDEIGRGTATFDGLSIAWASIEHLHDANKCRALFATHYHELTALSAKLPRLFNATVRVKEWHGDVVFLHEVLPGAADRSYGIQVAKLAGLPPAVIARAKTVLAKLEAQDRSSGAQTLIDDLPLFAVTARASESEEVSSPKDTALIEALNAIEPDELTPREALDALYALKGKLPKQG
- a CDS encoding Fur family transcriptional regulator, which gives rise to MSLKSAFPAPDHDHDHCASTAMAHAEQHCAARGQKFTPIRRQVLQALLASHKPLGAYEIIDELARLMPRPAPITIYRALEFLMDNGLVHRIESRNAFLACVHNHEASPVVALLICERCGAVGEIPAAPIVKGVAEVVEGTGFSPKLSVVEITGLCGHCQPRA